The region TGAATGGCGGCCTTCCGCGACATCGATCCAAGGCAGAATCTGATCAATGGCAGCGGCAATTCCTGTCTGCTCAGAATCGATCAAGCGATCAGGAGACGTTGTTTCGTCTGGCCCCGCCGACTCAGAGGCAGCGCTGGTCACCGCCTGTTCCGCTTCGGGAAGCGGCATCACGGGAATCATATCGTTGGTCATGGCAACTTCAATCGGTCGCTCATGATTCTCGATAGCCTCGAACAGTTTTGTAGGATCTGAAAAGGGGACAAAATCCTGAGGAATTTGTGACACACCCCAGGAAGGATGGACAAACAGACTGGATGGAACTTCGGTCTCTATGAATTCTGCTTCGAGACGATCGGCACCCTTCAGATCCGATGTCACATTCGATGATGAGGTCGATTTCAAATGGTCTTCCGCTGCGCACAAAGCAGGATGTTCATCATTCGAAAGACCAATGGCACCGATGTCTCCGTGATTCGAGCTAAGGCTGCTCGAACCAGGACCCGTCGAAGTCTGTGGCAACTCAGGAGTATCGACCTGATCCAACAGCTTCCACTGACTGGAAAATGGCGTGTGCGGCCCTTTGATCTGATCCTGATCCGTGGCCAGACGCCACTTGGCCAGCATCCTTTCAAGACGCTGTTCGAGAGCTTCCTGTTCCGAAACTGGAACGGCTGAGTCATGAGTCGCAGCATCGCTGTCTTCGTGGTGGCCTGCATATGCTGGTAAGGCATCACTCAAAGCGTGCTCGTCGGATCTCGCCTGAGGATCCTCGAAATGACTTTCTATCTCATGGCTGGCAACATCTTCCTGGCCAAAATCATCCATGGCGATGTCGTCAAACGTTTGCTGATGAATGGACGTTTCTTGTCGCTCGACAACCTGGGCTGAAAAGTGCTGCCCCTTGAGTTCAGGTTCAGAACTCATGGCGGACCAGTCATCAAACTTCCCTGGCAAGCCGGTTGTGGAAGACTGCGCCAGTCGAGAGGACTCCTCTGCGAACTCTTCTTCAATCGCCGAAAAATCATCCTGATCAGGCACTGCTGCCGGATGATTTTCTGTCTCCACTCCAGCACCAATCTCAATCGAAGAGAGTTCGAGTTGATCCCAGTCATCAACGGCCTGACTCTCGGAAATTTTCCCAGTTTCAACGAGTTGCAAAGGATTAATGGCAGAGCTGTCAGCAAGCAGATGGCTCGCAGATTCAGTGTCGTTTTCGATAACAGCCGGAGAATTCACGGCATCATTGAGAGCTTTGTCGATGATCGAGTCGGTAGCTTCCTGCAGACTGGCCTGCTCATCAGCCAGACCCGACAGAGAAAGCTCAGCACTGCGCACCATTTTCAGTTGCCATGGCAAAGCCAGATGCTTGAGGTCGTTCAGTGCGTTTTCGACGATTGAGACAGAAACTGGCTTTTCTCCCAGAGCAAAGGCCAGGAGCAGGGCATGATC is a window of Planctopirus limnophila DSM 3776 DNA encoding:
- a CDS encoding ExeA family protein, translating into MYEAFFHLARRPFVGTPDPNCWFPTELVQQAHDAILLGLRERAGVAILSGAAGVGKTLLCERFARELGNDHPVVFLRHPRFATRRSLLQTILGELELPFSRLSEQELRQEFERFLNQMVEQGHQFFLICDEAHLLEDKIIEELRAFSDLHFHGQSVVRLLLAGQLELEERLATPELQSLAQRVTTHSALETLNRAESHEFLDYRLTWAGGRLEECFTPDALALIAEVSGGSPRCLCLLADHALLLAFALGEKPVSVSIVENALNDLKHLALPWQLKMVRSAELSLSGLADEQASLQEATDSIIDKALNDAVNSPAVIENDTESASHLLADSSAINPLQLVETGKISESQAVDDWDQLELSSIEIGAGVETENHPAAVPDQDDFSAIEEEFAEESSRLAQSSTTGLPGKFDDWSAMSSEPELKGQHFSAQVVERQETSIHQQTFDDIAMDDFGQEDVASHEIESHFEDPQARSDEHALSDALPAYAGHHEDSDAATHDSAVPVSEQEALEQRLERMLAKWRLATDQDQIKGPHTPFSSQWKLLDQVDTPELPQTSTGPGSSSLSSNHGDIGAIGLSNDEHPALCAAEDHLKSTSSSNVTSDLKGADRLEAEFIETEVPSSLFVHPSWGVSQIPQDFVPFSDPTKLFEAIENHERPIEVAMTNDMIPVMPLPEAEQAVTSAASESAGPDETTSPDRLIDSEQTGIAAAIDQILPWIDVAEGRHSELVAEQTQELDRKYAEISSMAEHRSEMSPADRQAARLAKYVAGDLDEIRERALAAEAMDLAEGTRAALNVLSQGSNLGSSQLPQQEKIPEEALEPWEADLGGAETESEDWLNPADESLLSEDPLSHDEYDPVLDADDKIMNGMNEIQQQAFHPQQDAERIFSKMDGHTEQEAGEAIDTPELQPTLATRYRNLFSILRRRATGQRR